The following DNA comes from Strix uralensis isolate ZFMK-TIS-50842 unplaced genomic scaffold, bStrUra1 scaffold_422, whole genome shotgun sequence.
ctggaaagaagcggaaaggcaaaagagaagaatctaagttaggggaacagggtgagccaattcagcacttaccagcttccccagatagcccagaggaacaaaaaggggagagttctgcttcttctcctgagcagatgaatgaaattccttctttggagaaaTCTGTAGACGGAATGcaggtcactgaaaatgaagacgcTGCTATTGCAGATGTGGCGCGCAAAAGAGAAGGTCTTACGCCCtgggcatcatttaaaaagatggtgaCTCCCAAGAAGCGTGTCAGAAGACCTTCTGcaagtgataaagaagaagaaattgataaGACAAAGAGTGTTGCAGTGTCTGCAACCGAAAATACTATTGATGAATatcagggagaattaaaagaagatgggatggaccagaaaccagagaaaagcacagaaaagcccaaaaaaaaggttggcacctctgtgttctgggaagcttttttatgtggaggttcttcaaagaaaagagccaggaaatcatcatcatcatcatctgatgaagacactgaacataagcttggtcgagaaagccaaaaaacagacgagtctggacagaacaaagaaacgGCAACAGGTGCAGTTCTTACTAGTTCTCAGGAGAGCGATCAAGGACGAGGGAATTCTTCCCCAGAACAAGCTGGAAGCCCATCCGAAGGGGAAGCTATTTCAACACGGGCACCATTTAAAAGGTTAGTCGCTCCAAGAAGgagatccaaaaccagaatggaagagagaacggAAGACTCTGTTGTGGGATCTAGCCTTGAGCATTCAATGTCGGACGGTGAGCCTGGAAAAGACGAATCATTCgttccatttagaaaactgatgcctgggcgtaggaagaaaaagtcagatggaaagccagcaccaagtcatcttaaacaagcaagagaagacatggcagaaacaactgaagaagatttggatattccagctgttgttcctttatctgaatacgaagcagcagagcaggagaaaatggaaggccAACAAGCGAAAGATGCTGAGGCGATGAGAGaacaaacctcagagaaggagagagcagaaaaattggaggagaCCCTAAGAGTTGAGCAAGCACATGAGGCACTGGTACATGCAGTTACTGTTGCccttgtggaaggggaaagggcggTTACCGGTACCGAAGAAAGGTCACCACCTTGGctatctgctgctctgacagagtgcattgagcaggcaaaagaaaaggaagagaaagaaactgagaaaacacttGAATCAGATGTTGctgtggaagaagcagtggtagctgctaagacagtgccagagatgagaaaggctgtaagtgatgacaccacagcaagtgagctagagctgacctcagaagcagtgacagctccGGAGGAGACGGCAGaagcttcctgcactgaagaaacaatggaagtgtcccttgctgaggagacagctgagatggtttctgctgtttcaccgTTGTTAGAAACCCCAGATCCTACAGAGGAAGTGACGCCTGTACAAGAAGTAGAGGCCGCTGAACAAAATTcgaaagaattagacaaacagacacaaaaagttcTTCATGAAGTTGTTGAAAGAGTAAAGTTAGCAGGTGTAGCACAGCTGGTTAGTGAAAGACCCGGGTCAGCAGCTATAATTACAACAGTACAAGGCATTgagtcagaagtgaaagctgacgCTAAAGATGGGAACACTGTAGGCCAGGAAACTGTTTTGCCTGGACAgtccttggaaaaaggagaacacaaggaggatggcctccagccccagggaagcgcAGGGAGCGTTCAGGGCCAAAACGGAGTCGAAGAGGGTGTTCTACCCGaaggttcagagagaaatgaagtacctgctgcagtgaaagaaagcacagaaggatgtgaaaatgtagatgtattgAGAGACGAAAGCCAGTGGCaggcatgtgaaaaagcagctgtagaagaccatgaagaaatacctgaagtggAGGGGACAGTAGAGGAATCTTCATCACACGACAGAGTTTCACAGCGTCAAAGCAGTCACTTCCAAGGAAGAGATATCTGTAAAGG
Coding sequences within:
- the LOC141938914 gene encoding LOW QUALITY PROTEIN: A-kinase anchor protein 12-like (The sequence of the model RefSeq protein was modified relative to this genomic sequence to represent the inferred CDS: inserted 2 bases in 1 codon) — encoded protein: MPQLGQTEHSSATLKEDTETMEASPSDSSTKDGVVDAEKEDAHTVERLPSLEEDAEDRASEPQSYDLGFKKVFKFWAFRFTVKKTRKSEPADFQPVQLLTVKKQTQVPEGAGDQKEVGSEETAMPEDALSAEDNTKDTLKNEKTEDESPKTPEAKEICSQSAALATDTASPLRKFFTRGWTRFGKKKRFRKPKEDELQSPTKEDGQEKEGATLITETSEKEEKSEFEEQDEERNVTEVTTEEHEKEQSEDEKQPSERIVADIGVEASGKEELIKHDEQEQKEAVTAAVVKESAMEKKAGDDQERKLVEVSDDLGKKEEKTEEGEKESEQLKTSSVVAVVSDIVNGELKTSSEVLPAGDKLESTGKCEIDVRTEISSEERPEAGSLAIAISSEQLKKSEGREGNKRAPLEKETFDERTEEAELKISPTAEDITQGEALDTTTEKKESKEHETKLTLGAPGLKSFSTSECSVDTEDDQQSIKPTGEGLQGKTSRVMTDTIKPGEITTEITPEEAAGKRPPEGITNEAELLSSQEKNKLQGSPLKKLFMGTGFKKLSGKKRKGKREESKLGEQGEPIQHLPASPDSPEEQKGESSASSPEQMNEIPSLEKSVDGMQVTENEDAAIADVARKREGLTPWASFKKMVTPKKRVRRPSASDKEEEIDKTKSVAVSATENTIDEYQGELKEDGMDQKPEKSTEKPKKKVGTSVFWEAFLCGGSSKKRARKSSSSSSDEDTEHKLGRESQKTDESGQNKETATGAVLTSSQESDQGRGNSSPEQAGSPSEGEAISTRAPFKRLVAPRRRSKTRMEERTEDSVVGSSLEHSMSDGEPGKDESFVPFRKLMPGRRKKKSDGKPAPSHLKQAREDMAETTEEDLDIPAVVPLSEYEAAEQEKMEGQQAKDAEAMREQTSEKERAEKLEETLRVEQAHEALVHAVTVALVEGERAVTGTEERSPPWLSAALTECIEQAKEKEEKETEKTLESDVAVEEAVVAAKTVPEMRKAVSDDTTASELELTSEAVTAPEETAEASCTEETMEVSLAEETAEMVSAVSPLLETPDPTEEVTPVQEVEAAEQNSKELDKQTQKVLHEVVERVKLAGVAQLVSERPGSAAIITTVQGIESEVKADAKDGNTVGQETVLPGQSLEKGEHKEDGLQPQGSAGSVQGQNGVEEGVLPEGSERNEVPAAVKESTEGCENVDVLRDESQWQACEKAAVEDHEEIPEVEGTVEEXLHHTTEFHSVKAVTSKEEISVKEEPSEPEKLPITELTVEETSDERIPEVQTAMC